In Magnetospirillum sp. XM-1, a single window of DNA contains:
- a CDS encoding Ni/Fe hydrogenase subunit alpha, with translation MRHQFELETAKNPDALKRIVIEPVSRVEGHGKVTILLDDDNQVHQVRLHIVEFRGFEKFIEGRPYWEVPVLVQRLCGICPVSHHLAASKAMDMIVNGGILTPTAEKIRRLMHYGQMLQSHALHFFHLSSPDLLFGFDSDVAKRNIVGVAAANPDVAKMGVLLRKFGQEVIRVTSGKRVHGTGSIPGGVNKSLSAEERDYLLKDADQMIAWSRDAVRIIKQLHKANPALYDAFGNVPTTMMSLVDDKGSLDFYHGALRARDACGEVMFDQVSYQGYQTLLTEGVKPWSYMKFPYITTLGEEKGWYKVGPLARIQNCDRIPTPQAEEERAEFVAYGGAKPLHGSLGFHWARMIEMLCAAETIKDLLLDPDIMGAELMATGPRREEGIGVIEAPRGTLFHHYRVNENDVVTYANLIVSTTNNNTAMNVAVRDVAKNYLQGHEITEGLLNHIEVAIRCFDPCLSCATHALGKMPLEVTLVDASGREIDRMTKDSEGRVGKGAL, from the coding sequence ATGAGGCACCAATTCGAACTGGAAACCGCCAAGAACCCCGACGCGCTGAAGCGCATCGTCATCGAGCCCGTGTCCCGGGTCGAGGGGCACGGCAAGGTCACCATTCTCCTGGACGACGACAACCAGGTGCATCAGGTGCGCCTGCACATCGTCGAGTTCCGGGGCTTCGAGAAGTTCATCGAGGGCCGCCCCTATTGGGAGGTACCGGTCCTCGTCCAGCGCCTGTGCGGCATCTGCCCGGTGTCGCACCATCTGGCGGCGTCCAAGGCCATGGACATGATCGTCAATGGCGGCATCCTGACCCCCACGGCGGAGAAGATCCGCCGCCTGATGCATTACGGCCAGATGCTGCAGAGCCATGCGCTGCACTTCTTCCACCTGTCCTCGCCCGATTTGCTGTTCGGCTTCGATTCCGATGTGGCCAAGCGCAACATCGTGGGCGTGGCCGCCGCCAACCCGGATGTGGCCAAGATGGGCGTGCTGCTCAGGAAGTTCGGCCAGGAGGTGATCCGCGTCACCTCGGGCAAGCGCGTCCACGGCACCGGCTCCATCCCCGGTGGCGTCAACAAGTCGCTGTCGGCCGAGGAGCGGGACTACCTGCTGAAGGACGCCGACCAGATGATCGCCTGGAGCCGCGACGCGGTGCGCATCATCAAGCAGCTGCACAAGGCCAACCCGGCCCTTTACGACGCGTTCGGCAACGTGCCCACCACCATGATGAGCCTGGTGGACGACAAGGGGTCTCTGGACTTCTATCACGGGGCCTTGCGGGCGCGGGACGCATGCGGCGAGGTGATGTTCGACCAGGTCAGCTACCAGGGCTACCAGACCCTGCTGACCGAGGGCGTCAAGCCGTGGAGCTACATGAAGTTCCCCTACATCACGACGCTGGGCGAGGAGAAGGGCTGGTACAAGGTCGGTCCGCTGGCCCGCATCCAGAACTGCGACCGCATCCCGACGCCCCAGGCGGAGGAGGAGCGGGCCGAGTTCGTGGCCTATGGCGGGGCCAAGCCGCTGCACGGCTCGCTGGGCTTCCACTGGGCGCGCATGATCGAGATGCTGTGCGCCGCCGAGACCATCAAGGACCTGCTGCTGGACCCCGACATCATGGGGGCCGAGCTGATGGCCACCGGGCCCCGGCGCGAGGAGGGCATCGGGGTGATCGAGGCGCCGCGCGGCACCCTGTTCCACCATTACCGCGTCAACGAGAACGACGTGGTGACCTATGCCAACCTGATCGTGTCCACCACCAACAACAACACCGCCATGAACGTGGCGGTTCGCGACGTGGCCAAGAACTACCTGCAGGGCCACGAGATCACCGAGGGACTGCTGAACCACATCGAGGTGGCGATCCGCTGCTTCGACCCCTGCCTGTCGTGTGCCACCCACGCGCTGGGCAAGATGCCGCTGGAGGTGACGCTGGTGGATGCTTCAGGCCGCGAGATCGACCGCATGACCAAGGATTCCGAGGGGCGGGTGGGCAAGGGGGCCTTGTGA
- a CDS encoding 2Fe-2S iron-sulfur cluster-binding protein — MSDPKTFFLDEEEIPFEEGQTIIQAALSAGKFIPHLCYHPEFKPHGSCKLCTVRIDSRTVTTEDGQTVKIPGRAAASCTTPAQAGQHVESEVPEILDLRRTLVQMLLVEGNHYCPSCEKSGKCMLQGLAYDLGVMDPHFPQYFSKREVDASHPDILLDFNRCILCELCVRASAEVDKKNVFALSGRGNTKHLICNSESGKLGDTNFAATDKAANVCPVGVILHKRHGFEVPYGQRRFDIAPISDNPEQYAPVKEQV, encoded by the coding sequence ATGAGCGATCCCAAGACCTTCTTCCTCGATGAAGAGGAAATCCCCTTCGAGGAAGGCCAGACCATCATCCAGGCGGCCTTGAGCGCGGGCAAATTCATCCCGCATCTGTGCTACCACCCGGAATTCAAGCCCCATGGCTCGTGCAAGCTGTGCACCGTGCGCATCGATTCGCGCACCGTCACCACCGAGGACGGCCAGACGGTGAAGATCCCCGGCCGCGCCGCCGCGTCTTGCACCACGCCTGCCCAGGCGGGCCAGCATGTGGAAAGCGAGGTGCCGGAAATCCTCGATCTGCGCCGCACCCTGGTGCAGATGCTCCTGGTCGAGGGCAACCATTACTGCCCGTCTTGCGAGAAGAGCGGCAAGTGCATGCTGCAGGGCCTGGCCTATGACCTGGGCGTCATGGACCCCCACTTCCCGCAATACTTCTCCAAGCGCGAGGTTGACGCCAGCCACCCCGACATCCTGCTGGACTTCAACCGCTGCATCCTGTGCGAGCTGTGCGTGCGGGCCAGCGCCGAGGTGGACAAGAAGAACGTCTTCGCGCTCTCGGGCCGCGGCAACACCAAGCACCTGATCTGCAACAGTGAGAGCGGCAAACTGGGTGACACCAACTTCGCCGCCACCGACAAGGCGGCCAATGTCTGCCCGGTGGGCGTGATCCTGCACAAGCGCCACGGCTTCGAGGTGCCCTACGGCCAGCGCCGCTTCGACATTGCCCCCATCAGCGACAACCCGGAGCAGTATGCCCCGGTGAAGGAGCAGGTGTGA
- a CDS encoding hydrogenase maturation protease, whose product MTAPTLIFGWGNPSRGDDALGPALLDAIEALRASHPQWGEVDLLTDFQLQVEHALDLEGRKRVLFVDASAAASDAPFRAEAIQPARDSSFTSHALSPQGVMHVYAEIKKSAPPPCTLLAIAGEAFELGEPLSAAASAHLDAALAWTREWLGASPA is encoded by the coding sequence GTGACCGCCCCCACCCTGATCTTCGGCTGGGGCAATCCATCCCGGGGCGACGACGCCCTGGGGCCCGCCTTGCTGGATGCCATCGAGGCGCTGCGGGCCAGCCATCCCCAATGGGGCGAGGTGGACCTGTTGACCGATTTCCAACTGCAGGTGGAGCATGCGCTCGACCTGGAGGGGCGGAAAAGGGTGCTGTTCGTCGATGCCTCGGCGGCCGCCTCCGATGCGCCGTTCCGGGCCGAGGCCATCCAGCCCGCCCGGGATTCCTCGTTCACCAGCCATGCCCTGTCGCCCCAGGGCGTCATGCATGTCTATGCCGAGATCAAGAAAAGCGCGCCGCCGCCCTGCACCTTGCTGGCCATCGCCGGCGAGGCGTTCGAACTGGGCGAGCCGTTGAGCGCGGCGGCCAGCGCGCATCTGGACGCCGCCCTGGCCTGGACCAGGGAGTGGCTGGGCGCGTCACCCGCCTGA
- a CDS encoding response regulator transcription factor — MKTAHILVVDDDSTTRSILDALLRAQGYRVTPCTGGEDMWATLAAGPADLVILDVEMPGEDGYTLLHRLRERSGVGVILLTSHTALEHKLHGLELGADEFLSKPADRRELLARIKSLLRRAAAAAAKAPPSRPASCPSCGSRVRYSLQSDAGAIGSCPACGWSKFYSA; from the coding sequence ATGAAGACCGCTCATATCCTGGTGGTGGATGACGATTCCACCACCAGGTCGATTCTAGACGCTCTCCTTCGCGCCCAGGGCTACCGCGTGACCCCCTGCACCGGCGGAGAGGACATGTGGGCCACCCTGGCCGCCGGTCCCGCCGATCTGGTGATTCTCGACGTGGAGATGCCGGGCGAGGACGGCTACACCCTGCTCCACCGGTTGCGTGAACGCTCGGGCGTCGGCGTCATCTTGCTGACCAGCCATACCGCGCTCGAGCACAAGCTGCACGGCCTGGAACTGGGAGCCGACGAATTCTTAAGCAAGCCCGCCGACCGCCGGGAATTGCTGGCCCGCATCAAGTCGCTGCTGCGCCGGGCGGCGGCGGCGGCGGCCAAGGCTCCGCCGTCACGCCCGGCCTCCTGCCCCTCTTGCGGCAGCCGGGTCCGCTATTCCCTGCAATCGGACGCGGGCGCCATCGGCTCGTGCCCGGCCTGCGGCTGGTCGAAATTCTATTCGGCCTGA
- a CDS encoding Prostatic spermine-binding protein precursor: MKAWVLLLPLMLGVAAGQASAADSGGLGTVLKDAATDAAGQAARDTVDKTAPRRDDRDRDVRDRDRDRRDDRDRDYRDRDRRDDRDRRDARDRDRDRRDDRDRDRDRRDRRDDRDWRDGRDAPGKSYEHRRDGRGDQDNPGRGRKNRDD, translated from the coding sequence ATGAAAGCCTGGGTTCTGCTGCTTCCCCTGATGCTGGGCGTCGCCGCCGGCCAAGCCTCTGCCGCCGACAGCGGCGGGCTGGGAACCGTCCTCAAGGATGCAGCCACCGACGCCGCCGGACAGGCGGCGCGCGACACCGTCGACAAGACCGCCCCGCGCCGCGACGACCGCGACCGCGACGTCCGCGACCGCGACCGCGACCGCAGGGACGACCGCGACCGGGATTATCGCGACAGGGATCGCCGCGACGACCGGGACCGGCGCGATGCCAGGGACCGCGACCGCGACCGGCGCGACGATCGCGATCGGGACCGGGATCGTCGGGACCGCCGCGACGACCGCGACTGGCGCGATGGCCGCGACGCTCCCGGCAAGTCCTACGAACACCGCCGCGACGGCCGCGGCGACCAGGACAATCCGGGGCGCGGCAGAAAGAACCGCGACGACTAG
- a CDS encoding NAD(P)H-dependent oxidoreductase subunit E, whose amino-acid sequence MPKGNSSGSGSGAVVAAVLARHGSDGTRLMQILREIQEESEWLSPDILTRVAEGTGLPRARVEGVAGFYHFFHDQPQGRYRVLWSDNITDRMAGNADLMARMCKKLWLKPGRVSEDGLVSVDTTSCTGLSDQGPALLVNYRPVTRMTPQRVDQMVELIRHKTPLAEWPAEFFKVDDNIQRKDALLGADFQPGDALRALKSPQEVLDAVKESGLRGRGGAGFSTGQKWDFCRSAVGSGANPAHYVVCNADEGEPGTFKDRVLLSSYADMVFEGMTVSGYVIGAKKGFVYLRGEYRYLLEPLNAVLEKRRAAKLLGQSILGRTGFDFDIEIHLGAGAYVCGEETALLESLEGKRGVPRKRPPFPVTSGYLGQPTAVNNVETLASAALIAAKGAAWYKSIGTPKSAGTKILSISGDCQRPGIYEYPYGVKVSQILADCGARDTQACQIAGASGLTIAPNEFGRRIAFEDIPTGGSFMVFDNTRDMFQVARNFAHFFKHESCGFCTPCRVGTTLLANAMDKIDEGHGGEYDINDIWRVIRTLKTASHCGLGQTAGNCAADTLQKFRPSYELRLNVRDFEPAFDLDKALSKMREVTGRDDPGAHFHIAHRKSRAGLGTKAGDPS is encoded by the coding sequence ATGCCCAAAGGCAATTCCAGCGGTTCCGGCAGCGGCGCCGTGGTGGCGGCGGTTCTTGCCCGCCACGGGTCCGACGGGACCCGGCTGATGCAGATTCTGCGCGAGATTCAGGAAGAGAGCGAGTGGCTGTCGCCCGACATCCTGACCAGGGTGGCCGAGGGCACCGGATTGCCCCGCGCCCGGGTCGAAGGGGTCGCCGGCTTCTACCATTTCTTCCACGACCAGCCCCAGGGCCGCTATCGCGTGCTGTGGAGCGACAACATCACCGACCGCATGGCCGGCAACGCCGATTTGATGGCGCGCATGTGCAAGAAGCTGTGGCTGAAGCCCGGCCGCGTCTCCGAAGACGGGCTGGTCAGCGTGGACACCACGTCGTGTACCGGTCTTTCCGACCAGGGGCCGGCCCTGCTGGTCAACTACCGCCCCGTCACCCGCATGACGCCGCAGCGGGTCGACCAGATGGTCGAGCTGATCCGCCACAAGACGCCGCTGGCCGAATGGCCGGCCGAGTTCTTCAAGGTGGACGACAACATTCAGCGCAAGGACGCCCTGCTGGGCGCCGACTTCCAGCCGGGCGACGCGCTTCGGGCGCTCAAAAGCCCGCAGGAGGTGCTGGACGCCGTCAAGGAATCCGGCCTCAGGGGCCGGGGCGGCGCCGGTTTCTCGACGGGGCAGAAATGGGACTTCTGCCGTAGCGCCGTCGGGTCGGGGGCCAATCCCGCCCATTACGTGGTGTGCAACGCCGACGAGGGCGAGCCCGGCACCTTCAAGGACCGCGTCCTGCTGTCGTCCTACGCCGACATGGTGTTCGAGGGCATGACCGTCTCGGGCTACGTCATCGGGGCGAAGAAGGGCTTCGTCTATCTCAGGGGCGAATACCGCTACCTGCTGGAGCCCCTGAACGCGGTGCTGGAAAAGCGCCGCGCCGCCAAGCTGCTGGGGCAAAGCATCCTGGGCCGCACCGGCTTCGACTTCGACATCGAGATTCATCTCGGCGCCGGCGCCTATGTCTGCGGCGAGGAGACGGCTTTGCTCGAAAGCCTGGAGGGCAAGCGCGGCGTGCCGCGTAAGCGTCCGCCCTTCCCGGTCACCTCGGGCTATCTCGGCCAGCCCACGGCGGTCAACAACGTGGAGACCCTGGCCTCGGCGGCGCTGATCGCCGCCAAGGGGGCGGCCTGGTACAAATCCATCGGCACGCCCAAATCGGCCGGCACCAAGATCCTGTCCATCTCGGGCGATTGCCAGCGGCCGGGCATCTACGAGTATCCCTACGGCGTCAAGGTCAGCCAGATCCTGGCCGATTGCGGCGCGCGCGATACCCAGGCCTGCCAGATCGCCGGCGCCTCGGGTCTGACCATCGCGCCCAACGAGTTCGGCCGGCGCATCGCCTTCGAGGACATCCCCACCGGCGGCTCGTTCATGGTGTTCGACAACACCAGGGACATGTTCCAGGTGGCGCGCAACTTCGCCCACTTCTTCAAGCATGAAAGCTGTGGCTTCTGCACGCCGTGCCGGGTGGGCACCACGCTTCTCGCCAACGCCATGGACAAGATCGACGAGGGCCACGGCGGCGAGTACGACATCAACGACATCTGGCGGGTGATCCGCACGCTGAAAACCGCCAGCCATTGCGGCCTGGGCCAGACGGCGGGCAATTGCGCCGCCGACACGTTGCAGAAGTTCCGGCCGTCTTACGAGCTTCGCCTCAACGTCCGCGACTTCGAACCGGCCTTTGATCTCGACAAGGCGCTGTCCAAGATGCGCGAGGTGACGGGACGCGACGATCCCGGCGCCCATTTCCACATCGCCCACAGAAAGTCGCGGGCCGGCCTCGGCACCAAGGCGGGAGACCCCTCATGA
- a CDS encoding NADP oxidoreductase, whose product MNAPLPKRKLKVATTSLAGCFGCHMSFLDIDERILDLVELVEFDRSPITDIKHCSPDCDLGIIEGGVCNAENVHVLHEFRKNCKILIAMGACAINGGLPAQRNSLDIRDILAAVYAQPGRGVHIPNDPEIPLLLNEVHPLHEVVRIDYFLPGCPPSGDAIWKFLTDLLAGRTPTLGHGLIHYD is encoded by the coding sequence ATGAACGCTCCCCTGCCAAAGCGCAAGCTCAAGGTCGCCACCACGTCCCTTGCCGGGTGTTTCGGCTGCCACATGTCGTTCCTCGACATCGACGAGCGCATCCTCGATCTGGTGGAACTGGTGGAATTCGACCGCTCGCCCATCACCGACATCAAGCATTGCAGCCCCGATTGCGACCTAGGCATCATCGAGGGCGGCGTGTGCAATGCCGAGAACGTCCATGTGCTGCACGAGTTCAGGAAGAACTGCAAGATCCTGATCGCCATGGGGGCCTGCGCCATCAACGGCGGCCTGCCCGCCCAGCGCAATTCGCTCGATATCAGGGACATCCTGGCCGCCGTCTACGCCCAGCCGGGCCGCGGCGTCCACATCCCCAACGATCCGGAAATCCCCTTGCTGCTCAACGAGGTGCATCCCCTGCACGAAGTGGTGCGCATCGATTACTTCCTGCCCGGCTGCCCGCCTTCGGGCGACGCCATCTGGAAGTTTCTCACCGATCTCTTGGCCGGCCGCACGCCCACCCTGGGCCACGGCCTGATCCATTACGACTGA
- a CDS encoding GNAT family N-acetyltransferase, with amino-acid sequence MANPQSKQSERKCAVRLAKATDIPQVIAIDTENTGLSKAEYWEDLFERYNNRSTDMDDDTQPKSVKRYRFFLVACDGDTVLGFIIGEVRAWEFGSPPCGWIFAVGVRNNIRQGGVGHVLLDALNDRFRKAGVNKVRTMLARDDTLIMSFFRSQGMMAGPFIQFEKDL; translated from the coding sequence ATGGCAAATCCCCAATCGAAGCAATCAGAAAGAAAATGTGCTGTCCGCCTCGCCAAGGCGACGGACATACCGCAAGTGATTGCTATCGATACCGAGAATACTGGTTTATCGAAGGCCGAGTATTGGGAAGATTTGTTCGAGCGCTACAATAATCGCTCGACTGATATGGATGACGATACCCAGCCTAAATCCGTAAAACGGTACCGATTTTTCTTGGTGGCCTGTGACGGTGATACCGTTCTTGGATTCATCATCGGAGAAGTGCGCGCCTGGGAGTTCGGTTCGCCTCCCTGCGGCTGGATTTTCGCCGTGGGCGTGCGCAACAATATTCGCCAGGGCGGCGTCGGCCACGTTCTGCTCGATGCGCTGAACGACCGCTTCCGCAAGGCCGGCGTCAACAAGGTGCGCACCATGCTGGCCCGCGACGACACCCTGATCATGAGCTTCTTCCGCAGCCAGGGCATGATGGCCGGCCCCTTCATCCAGTTCGAGAAGGATCTCTGA